From one Mytilus galloprovincialis chromosome 13, xbMytGall1.hap1.1, whole genome shotgun sequence genomic stretch:
- the LOC143056334 gene encoding uncharacterized protein LOC143056334, whose translation MDTRTYTTALVFLFCFHHISSEEPNRIRRDTDKRTDEIVEEKRKFDSIGRHGMSGFVKRRFDSIGNAGGFSSFVKKNDEDDGETKRGFDRIGSAGLSGFVKRKFDSIGGGRMSGFVKKDDDLQKRRFDSIYGGGMSGFVKKDDEDKEKRRFDSISGGGMSGFVKKDDEDMEKRRFDSISGGGMSGFVKKDDDDVDKRRFDSISGGGMSGFVKKDDDDMEKRRFDSISGGGMSGFVKKDMDKRRFDSISGGGMSGFVKKDMDKRRFDSISGGGMSGFVKKDTDKRRFDSINGGGMSGFVKKDTDKRRFDSISGGGMSGFVKKDAEKRRFDSISGGGMSGFVKKDVEKRRFDSISGGGMSGFVKKDAEKRRFDSISGGGMSGFVKKDDEDMEKRHFDSISGGRMNGFVKRGNSENTNMEKRRFDRIGHGFSSFSKRRFDPISRGSGLNSFVKRPFDGISRGAGFTSFAKRHFDSIHSGYGLSSFAKRKFDSINHGRLASFNKKSFDSIQRGGMRGFVKKDSLEI comes from the exons ATGGATACAAGGACATATACAACTGCATTGGTATTTCTGTTCTGCTTTCATCACATAAGTTCCGAG GAACCAAATAGAATAAGACGAGATACAGATAAAAGAACAGATGAAATTGtggaagaaaaaagaaaatttgactCAATCGGTAGACATGGAATGTCTGGTTTTGTGAAAAGACGATTTGACTCGATAGGGAATGCCGGTGGATTCTCTAGCTTTGTAAAGAAAAATGATGAAGATGATGGTGAAACGAAACGTGGATTTGATCGAATAGGATCTGCTGGATTAAGTGGATTTGTAAAGCGAAAATTTGATTCTATAGGCGGGGGTAGAATGAGTGGATTCGTGAAAAAAGACGACGACTTACAAAAACGTCGGTTTGATTCTATATACGGTGGTGGCATGAGCGGCTTTGTCAAAAAGGACGACGAGGATAAGGAAAAACGACGATTCGATTCTATAAGCGGAGGTGGCATGAGTGGCTTTGTCAAAAAGGACGACGAGGACATGGAAAAACGACGATTCGATTCAATAAGCGGAGGAGGCATGAGTGGCTTCGTTAAAAAGGACGACGATGATGTGGACAAACGGCGATTCGATTCTATAAGCGGAGGAGGCATGAGCGGATTTGTAAAAAAGGACGACGATGACATGGAAAAACGGCGATTTGATTCCATAAGCGGAGGTGGCATGAGCGGATTTGTTAAAAAGGACATGGATAAAAGAAGATTTGATTCAATTAGTGGAGGTGGTATGAGTGGATTTGTTAAAAAGGACATGGATAAAAGAAGATTTGATTCAATAAGCGGAGGTGGAATGAGTGGATTTGTGAAAAAGGACACAGATAAGCGCCGATTTGATTCAATCAACGGAGGCGGAATGAGTGGATTTGTTAAAAAGGATACAGACAAGCGCCGATTTGATTCAATCAGCGGAGGCGGAATGAGTGGATTTGTTAAAAAGGATGCAGAAAAACGACGATTCGATTCAATCAGTGGAGGTGGTATGAGTGGGTTTGTCAAAAAGGATGTAGAAAAACGACGGTTCGATTCAATCAGTGGAGGGGGTATGAGTGGGTTTGTAAAAAAAGACGCAGAAAAACGACGATTCGATTCAATCAGTGGAGGGGGGATGAGCGGGTTTGTAAAGAAGGACGACGAAGATATGGAAAAACGCCATTTTGATTCAATATCAGGCGGCAGAATGAACGGGTTTGTTAAAAGGGGCAATTCAGAAAATACCAATATGGAAAAACGACGATTTGATAGAATTGGTCACGGTTTTAGTAGTTTTTCAAAACGACGATTTGATCCGATATCTCGTGGGTCTGGCTTAAACAGCTTTGTTAAGCGCCCCTTTGACGGAATATCTAGAGGAGCAGGATTTACTAGTTTTGCAAAGCGACATTTCGATTCTATACATAGCGGATATGGTTTAAGTAGCTTTGCAAAAAGAAAGTTCGATTCAATAAATCATGGTCGCCTTGcgtcatttaacaaaaaaagttttGACTCAATACAGAGAGGTGGAATGCGAGGGTTTGTCAAGAAAGACTCACTTGAAATTTAA
- the LOC143056730 gene encoding perlucin-like protein, with protein sequence MTIYSMYFGIFLILGFIEFIRALCPTTGWTHVGDSCYFFNWEKMSWSEAMEWCKSKGGYLAELNNKEENEQIQHLASIRHQPSVTHIGYEYYWLGARDMKTEGQWVWENSGTPVTFTDWWPGEPNIDDATIEDCLTLFSSLRFKWLDNDCQKLRRSICEIKLSN encoded by the exons ATGACAATATACAGCATGTACTTTGGTATATTTCTAATTCTGGGATTTATAG AATTCATCAGAGCGCTATGTCCAACAACAGGGTGGACACACGTTGGTGATTCTTGCTACTTTTTCAACTGGGAGAAAATGTCGTGGTCTGAAGCTATG gaatGGTGCAAGTCAAAAGGTGGTTATCTAGCTGAATTGAATAATAAGGAAGAAAACGAGCAAATACAACATTTGGCATCTATTCGACACCAG CCAAGTGTCACACACATCGGATAT GAGTACTACTGGTTAGGCGCTCGTGATATGAAAACTGAAGGTCAATGGGTATGGGAAAACAGTGGAACACCTGTAACCTTTACTGATTGGTGGCCTGGAGAACCAAATATTGACGACGCCACTATTGAAGACTGTTTAACATTATTTAGTTCGCTAAGATTCAAATGGCTAGATAATGACTGTCAGAAATTGCGGAGGTCTATCTGTGAGATTAAGTTATCAAactaa